In Caballeronia insecticola, one DNA window encodes the following:
- the selD gene encoding selenide, water dikinase SelD: MNHTTSPRLTSLSHGGGCGCKIAPGVLADLLKRAAPLPAFPDLLVGNDTADDAAVYRLNDEQAIVATTDFFMPIVDDPFDFGRIAATNALSDVYAMGGKPILALALVGMPINVLPHEVIAQVLKGGEAVCAEAGIPVAGGHSIDSVEPIYGLAAIGIVHPSRVKRNAAARAGDVLVLGKPLGVGVLSAALKKDKLDATGYAAMIAATTKLNRPGAELARLDGVHALTDVTGFGLLGHTLELARGARLTARIRYADLPWLPQVREFVRAGIYTGASGRNWNAYGADVTLGAFADASLDEARALLTDPQTSGGLLVSCAPEAVNDVLAIFRADGFDDAAVIGEMVDGASRVDVA, translated from the coding sequence ATGAACCATACGACTTCACCCCGTCTCACGAGCCTTTCCCACGGCGGCGGCTGCGGCTGCAAGATCGCGCCCGGCGTGCTCGCCGATCTCCTGAAGCGCGCCGCGCCGCTGCCCGCGTTCCCCGATCTCCTCGTCGGCAACGACACAGCCGACGACGCCGCCGTCTATCGCCTCAACGACGAGCAGGCGATCGTCGCGACGACGGACTTCTTCATGCCGATCGTCGACGATCCCTTCGACTTCGGCCGCATCGCCGCAACCAACGCGCTCTCCGACGTCTATGCGATGGGCGGCAAACCGATCCTGGCGCTCGCGCTCGTCGGCATGCCGATCAACGTGTTGCCGCACGAAGTGATCGCGCAGGTGCTGAAGGGCGGCGAAGCGGTGTGCGCGGAAGCGGGCATACCGGTCGCGGGCGGCCATTCGATCGATTCCGTCGAGCCGATCTACGGGCTCGCGGCGATCGGCATCGTGCATCCGTCGCGCGTGAAGCGCAACGCGGCGGCGCGCGCGGGCGACGTGCTCGTGCTCGGCAAGCCGCTCGGCGTCGGCGTGCTGTCGGCGGCGCTCAAGAAAGACAAGCTCGATGCCACCGGCTACGCGGCCATGATCGCGGCGACGACCAAGCTCAATCGTCCCGGCGCGGAGCTCGCCCGGCTCGACGGCGTGCACGCGCTCACCGACGTGACCGGCTTCGGCCTGCTCGGCCACACGCTCGAACTCGCACGCGGGGCGCGGCTCACGGCGCGCATTCGTTACGCGGACCTGCCGTGGCTGCCGCAGGTGCGCGAGTTCGTGCGCGCGGGCATCTACACGGGCGCGTCGGGACGCAACTGGAACGCTTATGGCGCCGATGTGACGCTGGGCGCATTCGCCGATGCCTCGCTCGACGAGGCGCGCGCTTTGCTCACCGATCCGCAAACTTCGGGCGGCCTGCTCGTATCGTGCGCGCCGGAAGCCGTGAACGACGTGCTCGCGATCTTCCGTGCCGACGGCTTCGACGATGCCGCGGTCATCGGCGAAATGGTCGATGGCGCGAGCCGCGTTGACGTAGCCTGA
- a CDS encoding cation diffusion facilitator family transporter: protein MNEESPKAIFYALAANFGIAVCKFGAAAFTGSGSMFAEAIHSTADCGNQLLLLFGMKRAQAPANALHPLGSGREIYFYALIVALLLFFVGGAFSVYEGAHRLLHHEPLSNPVVALVILGISVVLEAFSLAGAIREIRKGAPNKSLWRWFRETRESELLVVAGEDVAALLGLAIAFAAVLMTMLTGNPAFDAAGSIGVGVLLMVIAYLVAREVKSMIVGESASPEVRKAIDAHLRARPEITRIISLITLQWGKHVVVAVQAEMIDYASGRAMIDAINVIEEDLQRAFPQVRWVFFEPDVARDRGEPATTP from the coding sequence ATGAACGAAGAATCACCCAAAGCAATTTTCTACGCGCTCGCCGCGAATTTCGGCATCGCCGTGTGCAAGTTCGGCGCGGCGGCATTCACCGGCTCGGGCTCGATGTTCGCCGAAGCCATCCACTCCACCGCCGATTGCGGCAATCAGTTGCTGCTGCTCTTCGGCATGAAACGCGCGCAGGCGCCCGCGAACGCGCTGCATCCGCTGGGCTCGGGGCGCGAGATTTACTTCTATGCGCTGATCGTCGCGTTGCTGTTGTTCTTCGTGGGCGGCGCGTTTTCCGTGTACGAGGGCGCGCATCGGCTGCTGCATCATGAGCCGTTGTCGAATCCGGTCGTCGCGCTCGTGATTCTCGGCATCTCGGTTGTGCTCGAAGCGTTTTCGCTCGCGGGCGCAATACGCGAGATCCGCAAGGGCGCGCCCAACAAGTCCTTATGGCGATGGTTCCGCGAGACGCGCGAATCGGAACTGCTCGTGGTCGCGGGCGAGGATGTCGCGGCGCTGCTGGGTCTCGCGATCGCGTTCGCCGCCGTGCTCATGACGATGCTCACCGGAAATCCCGCCTTCGATGCTGCCGGCTCGATCGGCGTGGGCGTGCTGCTGATGGTCATCGCGTATCTCGTCGCGCGCGAAGTGAAGTCGATGATCGTCGGGGAATCGGCGAGCCCGGAAGTGCGCAAGGCGATCGACGCGCATCTGCGCGCGCGGCCCGAAATCACGCGCATCATCAGTCTCATTACGTTGCAGTGGGGCAAGCATGTCGTGGTCGCGGTGCAGGCGGAAATGATCGATTACGCGAGCGGCCGCGCGATGATCGACGCGATCAATGTCATCGAAGAAGACTTGCAGCGTGCGTTTCCGCAAGTGCGCTGGGTTTTTTTCGAACCCGATGTCGCACGCGACCGCGGCGAACCCGCGACCACGCCGTAA
- a CDS encoding mechanosensitive ion channel domain-containing protein, which translates to MRKVLLAVLLVTVSSFLSALPTYSFAAAASQPAVALTPQQARDALTVLNDPARRSQVEDTLRAVAAAGALAAPAPAASAPEAASSSSATPASGASSVLAHSLTANGLASQLSRQAGHWLVQIGAGLRHSITALLDFGSVRMWWQDRTATDSARMLLGHVAWTVLASLLPALLLEFVCMRLLRTPRAKIAARGIADAEVQEPELVHEQRAAERAEDIAARSGDETAMHLAERKVDKARGQRHAARHWTLLQRLPSALVHGLLSLVPLVVFIGVVTLLMSFFIDENTPEAHVAGSLIDVYLVCRGIVIVSGFFLAPRAPGLRLIQMRDFYAAYVHRWVRHVVYVAGAGIALANAGEPLGLSGDARIAVLKVTMLFVHLMIAYVIFACRTSVAERIREQARVNRSVRLFGNWVADIWAAVAIFFVIALWFVWALDVQNGYRTLFHLGGVSLLVLVGARVLAIVAFGALGRLFHRSDDDDVSEQSILRRRAYRYYPALRRIVQALISIVTVVFLLQVWGIDILRFFTSGGVGNRLVSALVTIAVAGVFAVLVWEGANIIVERRLEQWTASGERLRAARLRTLLPMMRSGLFIVIAMIVVLTGLSELGVNTAPLLASASIFGVALGFGSQKLVQDLITGIFLLMENAMQVGDWVTLAGVSGTVEYLSIRTVRLRGGDGSLYTVPFSSVSTVNNTNRGIGNAAVRASIALGQDVDLAISTLKEIGAALREDEAFRDGILSDFSFWGVDAVDGSTVTLAGQMQCRDSSRWPVQREFNRRILNEFTARGIEIANPQRNFVIVSDRDHEAVKDADEAGADQRGEPSRAAQHPTSEASGTPNVASNAPPPRASQSGT; encoded by the coding sequence ATGCGCAAAGTCCTTCTTGCCGTATTGCTTGTTACCGTGTCGAGTTTTCTCTCGGCACTGCCGACATATTCCTTCGCCGCAGCCGCGTCGCAGCCTGCCGTCGCGCTGACGCCGCAGCAGGCGCGCGATGCGTTGACCGTGCTCAACGATCCCGCGCGACGCTCGCAAGTGGAGGACACGTTGCGCGCCGTCGCGGCTGCGGGTGCGCTTGCCGCGCCGGCGCCGGCCGCAAGCGCGCCGGAAGCTGCGTCGAGTTCATCTGCGACGCCCGCCTCGGGTGCGTCGAGCGTGCTCGCGCATTCGTTGACGGCGAACGGGCTGGCGTCGCAACTGTCGCGGCAGGCGGGGCACTGGCTCGTGCAGATCGGCGCGGGACTGCGTCATTCGATCACGGCGCTGCTCGACTTCGGTTCAGTGCGGATGTGGTGGCAGGATCGCACCGCGACCGACTCGGCGCGCATGCTGCTCGGCCATGTCGCGTGGACCGTGCTGGCGTCGCTGCTGCCGGCGTTGCTGCTCGAATTCGTGTGCATGCGTCTGCTCCGGACACCACGCGCGAAGATTGCGGCGCGCGGTATCGCCGATGCCGAAGTGCAGGAGCCGGAACTCGTGCACGAACAGCGGGCCGCCGAGCGCGCGGAAGACATCGCGGCGCGAAGCGGCGACGAAACCGCGATGCATCTGGCCGAGCGCAAGGTCGACAAGGCGCGCGGTCAACGTCACGCGGCGCGCCACTGGACGCTGCTGCAACGTCTGCCGAGCGCGCTCGTGCACGGGCTGCTCTCGCTTGTACCGCTCGTCGTGTTCATCGGCGTCGTGACGCTGCTCATGTCCTTTTTCATCGACGAAAACACGCCCGAAGCGCACGTTGCGGGCTCGCTGATCGATGTCTATCTGGTCTGCCGCGGCATCGTGATCGTGAGCGGCTTCTTCCTTGCGCCGCGCGCGCCCGGGCTGCGTCTTATCCAGATGCGCGATTTCTATGCGGCTTATGTGCATCGCTGGGTGCGGCACGTCGTGTACGTGGCGGGCGCGGGCATCGCGCTTGCCAACGCGGGCGAGCCGCTCGGCCTGTCCGGCGACGCGCGCATCGCGGTCCTTAAAGTCACGATGCTGTTCGTGCATCTGATGATCGCGTATGTCATCTTCGCGTGCCGCACGTCGGTGGCCGAGCGGATTCGCGAGCAGGCGAGGGTGAATCGCTCGGTCAGGCTGTTCGGCAACTGGGTTGCCGATATCTGGGCCGCTGTCGCCATCTTCTTCGTGATCGCGCTGTGGTTCGTGTGGGCGCTCGACGTGCAGAACGGCTATCGGACGCTGTTCCATCTCGGCGGCGTGTCGTTGCTCGTGCTGGTCGGCGCGCGCGTGCTGGCGATCGTTGCGTTCGGTGCGCTGGGCCGCCTCTTTCATCGCAGCGATGACGACGACGTCTCCGAACAATCCATCCTGCGCCGACGCGCTTATCGCTATTACCCGGCTTTGCGGCGCATCGTGCAGGCGCTCATTTCCATCGTCACGGTGGTGTTTCTGCTGCAAGTGTGGGGCATCGACATCCTGCGCTTCTTCACCTCCGGCGGCGTGGGCAACCGGCTCGTGTCGGCGCTCGTGACGATCGCGGTGGCCGGCGTCTTCGCCGTGCTCGTGTGGGAGGGCGCGAACATCATCGTCGAACGGCGGCTCGAACAGTGGACCGCGAGCGGCGAACGCCTGCGCGCGGCGCGCCTGCGCACGCTCTTGCCGATGATGCGCTCCGGCCTGTTCATCGTGATCGCGATGATCGTCGTGTTGACGGGTCTTTCGGAACTCGGCGTGAACACGGCGCCGCTGCTCGCGAGCGCCAGCATCTTCGGCGTCGCGCTCGGTTTCGGCTCGCAAAAGCTCGTGCAGGATCTGATCACCGGCATCTTCCTGCTGATGGAAAACGCGATGCAGGTCGGCGACTGGGTGACGCTCGCGGGCGTGTCGGGCACGGTCGAATATCTTTCGATTCGCACGGTGCGGCTGCGTGGCGGCGACGGCTCGCTTTACACCGTGCCGTTCAGTTCGGTCTCGACGGTGAACAACACCAACCGGGGCATCGGCAATGCGGCGGTGCGCGCGTCGATTGCGCTCGGTCAGGACGTCGATCTCGCCATCTCCACGCTCAAGGAGATCGGCGCGGCGCTGCGTGAAGACGAAGCCTTCCGCGACGGCATTCTCTCCGACTTCAGCTTCTGGGGCGTCGATGCCGTCGACGGCTCGACCGTCACGCTCGCAGGCCAGATGCAATGCCGCGACAGCTCGCGCTGGCCGGTGCAGCGCGAATTCAACAGGCGCATCCTCAACGAGTTCACGGCGCGCGGCATCGAAATCGCGAATCCGCAGCGCAACTTCGTGATCGTGAGCGACCGTGATCACGAAGCCGTGAAAGACGCGGACGAGGCCGGCGCGGATCAGCGCGGCGAGCCTTCGCGGGCCGCGCAGCATCCGACGAGCGAAGCGTCGGGCACGCCGAATGTCGCATCGAATGCGCCGCCGCCGCGCGCGTCGCAAAGCGGCACTTGA
- a CDS encoding purine-nucleoside phosphorylase has protein sequence MSASMISLGITSFTGFTGCAFAQQQDRSAGDDHARHGDGNGGRPVKVMIVTMFAPEGQVWLDRLGPWQAVSVPGLSPDYPDVHCNRDEVCVITTGMGHTNAAASMMALAFSDRFDLRDTYFLIAGIAGIDPKRGTIGSAAWAKYLVDFGIQWELDAREKPADWPSGFLGINTKGPAEKPPLDYRTEVFALNATLADAAFAISRNVTLSDSDDAKVARAKFGYAPANQPPRVIQCDTLAGDTWWSGKYIGERARAWTRLLTDGRGVYCTTQQEDNATFEALKRAASVKRVDLARVAALRAGSDFDRPYEGQTAADNLLNYAAQGGFAPAIENLYRTGNPFVQELVTHWGAWKRGVPQK, from the coding sequence ATGAGCGCGAGCATGATCTCGCTCGGCATTACGAGCTTCACGGGCTTCACAGGTTGCGCGTTCGCGCAACAGCAGGACCGCAGCGCCGGCGACGATCACGCTCGCCACGGTGACGGCAACGGCGGCCGCCCGGTCAAGGTCATGATCGTCACGATGTTCGCGCCCGAAGGTCAGGTCTGGCTCGACAGGCTCGGGCCGTGGCAGGCGGTCAGCGTGCCGGGGCTTTCGCCCGACTATCCCGACGTGCACTGCAACCGCGACGAAGTCTGCGTCATCACGACCGGCATGGGCCATACGAACGCGGCGGCATCGATGATGGCGCTGGCCTTCTCCGACCGCTTCGACCTGCGCGATACGTACTTCCTGATCGCGGGCATCGCGGGGATCGATCCGAAGCGCGGCACCATCGGCTCGGCGGCGTGGGCGAAATATCTCGTCGATTTCGGCATTCAATGGGAGCTGGACGCGCGCGAGAAACCCGCCGACTGGCCCAGCGGCTTTCTCGGCATCAACACGAAAGGGCCCGCCGAAAAACCGCCGCTCGACTATCGGACGGAAGTGTTCGCGCTTAACGCGACGCTCGCCGACGCCGCCTTCGCGATCTCGCGTAACGTGACGCTCTCCGACAGCGACGATGCCAAGGTAGCGCGCGCGAAGTTCGGCTACGCGCCGGCCAATCAGCCGCCGCGCGTGATTCAGTGCGACACGCTCGCCGGTGACACGTGGTGGTCGGGCAAATATATCGGCGAGCGGGCGCGGGCGTGGACGCGCCTTTTGACCGACGGACGCGGCGTGTACTGCACGACGCAACAGGAAGACAACGCGACGTTCGAGGCGCTCAAACGCGCCGCGAGCGTGAAACGCGTGGATCTGGCGCGCGTGGCCGCGTTACGGGCGGGTTCCGATTTCGATCGCCCTTACGAGGGACAGACCGCCGCCGATAATCTCCTCAATTACGCCGCGCAAGGCGGCTTCGCGCCGGCAATCGAAAATTTGTATCGGACCGGCAACCCGTTTGTGCAAGAGCTTGTTACACATTGGGGCGCGTGGAAGCGGGGCGTCCCGCAAAAGTAG
- the flhD gene encoding flagellar transcriptional regulator FlhD: MNGRETLESIREINLSYIMLAQRLLREDRAIGMFRLGLSAELADLLSGLTLAQVVKLASSDNLLCAFRFNDHTMLSALTQPAKNADIAPTHAAILLAGQPAEQFA, translated from the coding sequence ATGAACGGTCGCGAAACGCTGGAATCGATCCGGGAAATCAACTTGTCGTACATCATGCTCGCGCAGCGTCTGTTGCGCGAGGACCGGGCCATCGGCATGTTCCGGCTCGGTCTGTCGGCGGAACTCGCCGATCTGCTGTCGGGCTTGACGCTCGCTCAGGTCGTGAAGCTCGCGTCGTCGGATAACCTGCTTTGCGCATTCCGCTTCAACGATCACACGATGCTGTCGGCCTTGACGCAACCCGCGAAGAACGCGGACATCGCGCCGACGCACGCGGCAATCCTGCTGGCTGGCCAGCCGGCCGAACAGTTCGCTTAA
- the flhC gene encoding flagellar transcriptional regulator FlhC, which translates to MLKKSLTEDAQEVFRAIALIELGARMQVLESELTLSRDRMIRLYREVKGVSPPKGMLPFSADWYMTWLANIHASLFYNTYTFLKNEAGCSHLDALTKGYRLYLEHCNHSGAEAVLDLTRAWTLVRFFDAGMLQMTACCRCTGKFVAHKHDLQNNVVCGACQPPSRAGKTKKAAAARQASQEAALEVLMSKNEVPEHAEHTVLANVAALQPQRAGLVAQAA; encoded by the coding sequence ATGCTGAAGAAGAGCCTCACTGAAGACGCCCAGGAAGTGTTCCGCGCCATCGCGCTGATCGAGCTCGGCGCGCGCATGCAAGTGCTGGAGAGCGAACTCACGCTCTCGCGGGACCGCATGATTCGTCTGTATCGCGAAGTGAAGGGTGTATCGCCGCCGAAGGGCATGCTGCCGTTTTCGGCCGACTGGTACATGACGTGGCTCGCCAATATCCACGCATCGCTTTTCTATAACACCTATACGTTCCTCAAGAACGAAGCCGGCTGTTCGCATCTCGATGCGTTGACCAAGGGGTATCGGTTGTACCTCGAGCACTGCAACCATAGCGGTGCCGAGGCGGTACTCGACCTTACGCGGGCCTGGACTCTTGTGCGCTTCTTCGACGCGGGCATGTTGCAGATGACGGCATGCTGCCGCTGCACCGGGAAGTTCGTCGCACATAAACATGATTTGCAGAACAACGTGGTGTGCGGGGCCTGCCAGCCGCCGTCACGCGCGGGGAAGACCAAGAAAGCGGCGGCCGCAAGACAGGCCAGTCAAGAAGCCGCGCTGGAGGTGTTGATGTCGAAGAACGAAGTGCCGGAGCACGCGGAGCACACGGTACTCGCTAACGTAGCGGCGTTACAGCCGCAACGGGCGGGCCTGGTCGCACAGGCTGCTTAG
- a CDS encoding DNA polymerase II — MARAPEHNDLVSTRQGFLLTRHWRDTAAGTEVDFWLATDDGPQKIRIARQTSVAFIRAEDRAKAEGIVAGARDAQLRDLPLKDFRQKPVLGLYCPHYRQLLALEKNLKNAGINVYEADIRPHERYLMERFITAPVSFEGVARDGYIASELRPAPDYRPSLKLVSLDIETSAKGELYSIALEGCGARQVYMLGPPNGDVDANANAAQPDFALDYCESRGDMLRRFNAWMARHDPDAIIGWNVVQFDLRVLQKHADDYAVPLALGRDGSAVEWREHGIKRNHFFVSIAGRLVIDGIEALRSATWNFPSFSLEYVAQSLLGEGKAIDSPYARMDEIERRFQEDKPALARYNLNDCELVTKVFEKTELLPFLLERATVTGLQADRSGGSVAAFTHLYMPRMHRLGFVAPNLGDVPEEASPGGFVMDSRPGLYDSVLVLDYKSLYPSIIRTFLIDPAGLAQGVAMPDDADTVPGFRGARFSRDGHCLPAIVAQVWEAREAAKRQRNKPLSQALKIIMNSFYGVLGSSGCRFFDPRLASSITMRGHEIMHRTRELIEARGYTVIYGDTDSTFVWLRRARDEDDAARIGRALVVHVNDYWREHLRETFGLESALELQYETHFRRFLMPTIRGTEEGSKKRYAGLTTRADGGDEIIYKGLETVRTDWTPLAQRFQQELYMRVFKGEAYDEYVRDYVGRTRRGEMDEFLVYRKRLRRTLGEYHRNVPPHVRAARIADEHNARRGRPLQYQNGGWISYVMTTAGPEPVEARQAPIDYEHYVSKQLQPVADGILPFLRDDFTALMSGQQELF; from the coding sequence ATGGCACGCGCTCCCGAACATAACGACTTGGTTTCAACCCGGCAGGGTTTCCTGCTGACGCGTCATTGGCGCGATACCGCGGCCGGCACCGAAGTCGATTTCTGGCTCGCCACCGACGACGGCCCGCAGAAAATCCGCATCGCGCGGCAAACCAGTGTGGCGTTCATTCGCGCGGAGGATCGCGCGAAGGCGGAAGGAATCGTCGCGGGCGCGCGCGATGCGCAACTGCGCGACCTTCCGCTAAAGGATTTCCGCCAGAAGCCGGTGCTCGGGCTCTATTGCCCGCACTATCGCCAGTTGCTGGCGCTCGAAAAGAACCTGAAGAACGCGGGCATCAACGTATATGAAGCCGATATCCGTCCGCACGAACGCTATCTGATGGAGCGTTTCATCACGGCGCCCGTGTCGTTCGAGGGCGTTGCGCGCGACGGTTACATCGCGAGCGAACTCAGGCCGGCACCGGATTACCGGCCGTCGCTGAAGCTGGTGTCGCTGGATATCGAAACGAGTGCGAAGGGCGAACTCTATTCGATCGCGCTCGAAGGCTGCGGCGCGCGTCAGGTTTATATGCTCGGGCCGCCGAACGGCGATGTCGATGCCAACGCCAACGCCGCGCAACCCGATTTCGCGCTCGATTACTGCGAGAGCCGCGGGGACATGCTGCGCCGCTTCAACGCATGGATGGCGCGGCACGATCCCGATGCGATCATCGGCTGGAACGTCGTGCAATTCGACCTGCGCGTGCTGCAAAAACATGCCGACGACTACGCCGTGCCGCTCGCGCTCGGCCGCGACGGCAGCGCCGTCGAATGGCGCGAGCACGGCATCAAGCGCAATCATTTCTTCGTGTCGATCGCGGGAAGGCTCGTGATCGACGGCATCGAGGCGCTGCGCTCCGCGACGTGGAATTTTCCTTCGTTCAGTCTGGAATATGTCGCGCAATCCTTGCTCGGCGAAGGCAAGGCAATCGACAGTCCGTACGCACGCATGGACGAAATCGAGCGACGGTTTCAGGAGGACAAGCCCGCGCTCGCACGTTACAACCTGAACGACTGCGAACTCGTCACGAAGGTCTTCGAGAAGACCGAACTGCTGCCGTTTCTGCTGGAACGCGCGACCGTCACGGGCTTGCAGGCCGATCGCAGCGGCGGCTCGGTCGCGGCGTTCACGCATCTGTACATGCCGCGCATGCATCGACTCGGCTTCGTTGCGCCGAATCTTGGCGACGTGCCCGAGGAAGCGAGCCCCGGCGGCTTCGTCATGGATTCGCGGCCCGGTCTCTATGATTCCGTGCTCGTGCTTGACTACAAGAGTCTGTACCCGTCGATCATCCGCACGTTTTTGATCGATCCGGCGGGACTCGCGCAAGGCGTCGCCATGCCCGACGACGCCGATACCGTGCCCGGCTTTCGCGGCGCACGCTTCTCGCGCGACGGGCATTGTCTGCCCGCGATCGTCGCGCAAGTGTGGGAAGCGCGCGAGGCGGCGAAACGCCAGCGCAACAAGCCGCTGTCGCAGGCGCTCAAGATCATCATGAACTCGTTCTACGGCGTGCTGGGATCGAGCGGCTGCCGTTTCTTCGATCCGCGTCTCGCGTCGTCGATCACCATGCGCGGCCACGAAATCATGCATCGCACGCGCGAACTGATCGAGGCGCGCGGCTACACGGTGATCTACGGCGACACGGATTCGACCTTCGTCTGGCTGCGGCGTGCGCGCGACGAGGACGATGCCGCGCGCATCGGCCGGGCGCTCGTCGTGCATGTGAACGACTACTGGCGTGAGCATTTGCGCGAGACGTTCGGTCTCGAAAGCGCGCTCGAACTGCAATACGAAACGCATTTCAGACGCTTTCTGATGCCGACGATCCGCGGCACGGAAGAGGGCAGCAAGAAACGCTACGCGGGTCTGACAACACGCGCGGACGGTGGCGACGAAATCATCTACAAGGGTCTGGAGACGGTGCGCACCGACTGGACGCCGCTCGCGCAACGCTTCCAGCAAGAGCTTTACATGCGCGTCTTCAAGGGCGAGGCTTACGACGAATACGTGCGCGATTACGTCGGCCGCACGCGGCGCGGCGAGATGGACGAATTTCTCGTCTATCGCAAGCGGTTGCGCCGCACGCTCGGCGAATATCATCGCAACGTGCCGCCGCATGTGCGCGCCGCGCGCATCGCCGACGAGCACAACGCGCGGCGGGGCCGTCCGCTGCAATATCAGAACGGCGGCTGGATCAGCTATGTGATGACGACAGCCGGACCCGAGCCGGTCGAAGCGCGTCAGGCGCCGATCGACTACGAACACTACGTGAGCAAGCAGTTGCAGCCGGTGGCGGACGGCATCCTGCCTTTCTTGCGCGACGACTTCACCGCGCTGATGTCCGGGCAGCAGGAACTCTTCTAG
- a CDS encoding MFS transporter — MTQRSATLAVQTVIDEAPLSRFQIAIFVLCFAILVLDGYDTVVVGYIAPALKAHFGAAPAQLAPMFGAGLFGLTVGSFVFGPVADRFGRKPTLIVSIALFALFSLVSAWANSIGTLIVLRFVTGLGLGGAMPNAYTLAAEYCPARLRSTLVAPIGCGIAAGGALGGLAAPHLIGTFGWPSMLVAGGILPLVLVFVLARWLPESVRHLVAHGARQDEARAILARIAPKIDLSRVQLTLGETPARGFPIGQLLRPGIGGGTLLLWITAFMALLVIYFLGNWLPILIQQSGVPFREASLMTALYLTGNSLGAILLGVLMDRFNPQYVLAVAFVFAAASLASFGHLAGDPALAWLSLVALFVTGVGTGGTMTGTNILSTGYYPTATRATGVAWTLGMGRVGSIVGSMIGGAMLAAHWLPPRIFEAVAVPVALAAISVCVLAAYRARHARPDQTTSEAAAHGT, encoded by the coding sequence ATGACCCAGCGATCCGCCACGCTTGCCGTGCAGACCGTGATCGACGAAGCGCCACTGTCGCGCTTCCAGATCGCAATCTTCGTGTTGTGCTTCGCGATTCTCGTGCTCGATGGATACGACACGGTCGTCGTCGGCTATATCGCGCCGGCGCTCAAGGCGCACTTCGGCGCGGCGCCCGCGCAACTCGCACCGATGTTCGGCGCGGGGCTCTTCGGCCTCACGGTCGGATCGTTCGTGTTCGGACCCGTGGCCGACCGCTTCGGCCGCAAGCCGACGCTGATCGTGTCCATCGCGCTGTTCGCGCTTTTCAGCCTGGTCTCTGCATGGGCAAACTCGATCGGGACGCTGATCGTCCTGCGCTTCGTAACCGGCCTGGGTCTTGGCGGCGCCATGCCTAACGCCTACACGCTCGCCGCGGAATATTGTCCGGCGCGCTTGCGCTCGACGCTCGTCGCGCCGATCGGCTGCGGCATCGCGGCGGGCGGCGCGCTCGGCGGACTGGCCGCGCCGCATCTGATCGGCACGTTCGGCTGGCCGTCGATGCTCGTCGCGGGCGGCATCCTGCCGCTCGTTCTGGTGTTTGTGCTGGCGCGCTGGCTGCCGGAATCGGTGCGGCATCTGGTGGCGCACGGCGCGCGTCAGGACGAAGCGCGTGCGATTCTCGCGCGCATCGCGCCGAAGATCGATTTGTCGCGCGTTCAGTTGACGCTCGGCGAAACGCCCGCGCGCGGCTTTCCGATCGGACAGTTGCTGCGGCCGGGCATCGGCGGCGGCACGCTGTTGCTGTGGATCACGGCATTCATGGCGCTGCTCGTCATCTATTTTCTTGGCAACTGGCTGCCGATTCTGATTCAGCAGAGCGGCGTGCCGTTTCGCGAAGCGTCGCTGATGACGGCGCTCTATCTCACCGGCAACAGCCTCGGCGCGATCCTGCTCGGCGTGCTGATGGACCGGTTCAATCCGCAATACGTGCTCGCGGTCGCGTTCGTGTTCGCGGCGGCGAGCCTCGCGTCGTTCGGGCATCTGGCGGGAGATCCGGCGCTTGCTTGGCTATCGCTCGTTGCGCTGTTCGTAACGGGCGTCGGCACCGGCGGCACGATGACCGGCACCAATATTCTGTCGACGGGTTACTACCCCACGGCGACGCGCGCAACCGGCGTCGCGTGGACGCTCGGCATGGGCCGCGTAGGGTCGATCGTCGGTTCGATGATCGGCGGCGCGATGCTCGCCGCCCACTGGCTGCCGCCGCGCATCTTCGAGGCGGTGGCTGTGCCGGTCGCACTTGCCGCGATCAGCGTGTGCGTGCTCGCCGCCTATCGCGCGCGCCATGCACGCCCCGACCAGACGACGAGCGAAGCGGCCGCTCACGGCACCTGA
- a CDS encoding DUF3574 domain-containing protein has product MLLSAAMLTACAATPQRNCARGEQRVVSDLVYFGTAKASGAVTQQEWDDFLRVEVTPRFAQGFTVWTANGQWRAADGSILREASYVLSVIHPDDDVSDTSIDIIRAHYRARFAQESTLRVRHAACASFQESEVD; this is encoded by the coding sequence ATGCTTCTGTCTGCCGCCATGCTCACGGCGTGCGCCGCGACGCCTCAACGAAACTGCGCGCGCGGCGAACAGCGTGTTGTGAGCGATCTCGTGTATTTCGGCACGGCGAAAGCGTCGGGCGCGGTGACGCAGCAAGAATGGGACGACTTCCTGCGTGTCGAAGTCACGCCGCGATTTGCGCAAGGTTTCACCGTGTGGACCGCGAACGGGCAATGGCGCGCGGCTGACGGTTCGATTCTGCGCGAGGCGTCGTACGTGCTGAGCGTCATCCACCCGGACGATGACGTCAGCGACACGTCCATCGATATCATTCGCGCACACTATCGGGCGCGTTTCGCGCAGGAGTCGACGCTGCGCGTGCGACACGCGGCGTGCGCATCATTTCAGGAAAGCGAAGTCGACTGA